A genomic window from Punica granatum isolate Tunisia-2019 chromosome 2, ASM765513v2, whole genome shotgun sequence includes:
- the LOC116195411 gene encoding sucrose-phosphatase 1-like isoform X2: MQSAGCYRVTMDRLETSARLMIVSDLDHTMVDHHDPENLSLLRFNALWESSYRHDSLLVFSTGRSPTLYKQLRKEKPMLSPDITIMSVGTEITYGVSMVPDEGWVEVLNQRWDRNIVVEETSKFPELKLQSETEQRPHKVSFYVDKDNAQEVTKALSEKLANRGLDVKIIYSGGMDLDILPQGAGKGQALAYLLQKFKEEGKPPKNTLVCGDSGNDAELFSIPEVHGVMVSNAQEELLQWHAENAKNIPKIIHASERCAGGIIQAIGHFGLGPNTSPRDVAETADSHLEDAGPAHEVVKFNLFYERWRRAEVEHCETYIASLKASCHPAGSFVHPSGVEQRLHESISAMKKIYGDRQGKQYRVWVDRVLPSKISSDTWLVKFVKWELLGEEQQSCICTAVLTFEVVNGLHLYTWAHLHETWSEGSGAKDNGMWLL, translated from the exons ATGCAATCCGCCG GTTGCTATAGAGTAACCATGGATCGGCTCGAAACTTCTGCCCGGCTAATGATAGTTTCTGACCTTGACCATACAATG GTTGATCATCATGATCCCGAGAACCTCTCGCTTCTCAGGTTCAATGCTTTATGGGAGTCCAGCTACCGCCATGATTCCCTGCTTGTTTTCTCGACCGGCAGGTCACCCACACTTTACAAGCAGCTGAGGAAAGAGAAGCCGATGTTAAGTCCTGATATAACCATAATGTCTGTTGGGACTGAGATAACGTATGGCGTTTCGATGGTGCCAGATGAGGGATGGGTTGAAGTTTTAAATCAGAGATGGGACAGAAATATAGTCGTAGAAGAGACAAGCAAATTTCCTGAACTTAAGCTTCAG TCAGAAACAGAGCAACGACCCCACAAGGTCAGCTTCTATGTCGACAAAGACAATGCCCAGGAAGTGACAAAGGCACTTTCAGAGAAACTAGCTAATCGTGGG TTGGATGTGAAAATAATTTACAGTGGAGGGATGGATCTGGATATCTTACCACAAGGTGCTGGGAAAGGACAGGCTCTGGCCTACTTGCTCCAGAAGTTTAAGGAAGAAGGGAAGCCTCCAAAGAATACTCTAGTCTGTGGTGACTCGGGAAATGATGCTGAACTCTTCAGCATTCCAGAAGTACATGGAGTAATG GTTAGCAATGCTCAAGAGGAATTGCTGCAATGGCATGCTGAGAATGCCAAAAATATTCCTAAGATAATCCATGCTTCAGAGAGGTGCGCAGGTGGAATCATACaggccattggtcattttggtctAGGTCCTAATACATCTCCAAGGGATGTTGCAGAGACTGCAGACAGTCATCTGGAAGATGCTGGTCCTGCTCATGAGGTCGTAAAATTCAACTTGTTCTATGAGAGATGGAGACGTGCCGAGGTTGAACACTGCGAGACTTACATTGCAAGTCTGAAAGCATCTTGT CATCCTGCGGGTTCTTTTGTACATCCATCGGGTGTTGAGCAACGTCTGCATGAAAGCATAAGTGCAATGAAAAAAATCTATGGGGACCGACAGGGGAAACAGTATCGAGTTTGGGTGGATCGTGTCTTACCATCTAAAATCAGTTCAGACACATGGCTAGTGAAGTTCGTCAAGTGGGAATTACTCG GTGAAGAGCAGCAAAGTTGTATCTGCACTGCAGTGTTGACATTTGAG GTGGTTAATGGCTTGCACCTCTACACGTGGGCGCATTTGCACGAAACATGGTCAGAGGGATCAGGAGCCAAAGACAACGGGATGTGGCTCCTCTAA
- the LOC116195411 gene encoding sucrose-phosphatase 1-like isoform X1, with amino-acid sequence MVVVLTVPNSPRLGFPVYIYTHEDRVRRFLRWGVDCRRFRLSWGRWVLGDAPRNEDRVPNQLTDRRATQPNLITLLSTRRHPPPLLSPSPSSSGCYRVTMDRLETSARLMIVSDLDHTMVDHHDPENLSLLRFNALWESSYRHDSLLVFSTGRSPTLYKQLRKEKPMLSPDITIMSVGTEITYGVSMVPDEGWVEVLNQRWDRNIVVEETSKFPELKLQSETEQRPHKVSFYVDKDNAQEVTKALSEKLANRGLDVKIIYSGGMDLDILPQGAGKGQALAYLLQKFKEEGKPPKNTLVCGDSGNDAELFSIPEVHGVMVSNAQEELLQWHAENAKNIPKIIHASERCAGGIIQAIGHFGLGPNTSPRDVAETADSHLEDAGPAHEVVKFNLFYERWRRAEVEHCETYIASLKASCHPAGSFVHPSGVEQRLHESISAMKKIYGDRQGKQYRVWVDRVLPSKISSDTWLVKFVKWELLGEEQQSCICTAVLTFEVVNGLHLYTWAHLHETWSEGSGAKDNGMWLL; translated from the exons ATGGTAGTGGTCCTGACCGTGCCGAACTCCCCGCGGCTCGGCTTTcccgtatatatatatacacatgagGATAGAGTCCGACGGTTTTTGAGATGGGGAGTTGATTGTCGTCGTTTCCGTTTGTCGTGGGGGCGGTGGGTATTGGGAGACGCGCCAAGGAATGAGGATCGGGTTCCCAATCAGCTAACTGATCGCAGGGCCACACAACCGAATCTCATCACTCTCCTCTCGACACGTCGCCACCCGCCACCTCTCCTCTCGCCTTCTCCATCATCATCAG GTTGCTATAGAGTAACCATGGATCGGCTCGAAACTTCTGCCCGGCTAATGATAGTTTCTGACCTTGACCATACAATG GTTGATCATCATGATCCCGAGAACCTCTCGCTTCTCAGGTTCAATGCTTTATGGGAGTCCAGCTACCGCCATGATTCCCTGCTTGTTTTCTCGACCGGCAGGTCACCCACACTTTACAAGCAGCTGAGGAAAGAGAAGCCGATGTTAAGTCCTGATATAACCATAATGTCTGTTGGGACTGAGATAACGTATGGCGTTTCGATGGTGCCAGATGAGGGATGGGTTGAAGTTTTAAATCAGAGATGGGACAGAAATATAGTCGTAGAAGAGACAAGCAAATTTCCTGAACTTAAGCTTCAG TCAGAAACAGAGCAACGACCCCACAAGGTCAGCTTCTATGTCGACAAAGACAATGCCCAGGAAGTGACAAAGGCACTTTCAGAGAAACTAGCTAATCGTGGG TTGGATGTGAAAATAATTTACAGTGGAGGGATGGATCTGGATATCTTACCACAAGGTGCTGGGAAAGGACAGGCTCTGGCCTACTTGCTCCAGAAGTTTAAGGAAGAAGGGAAGCCTCCAAAGAATACTCTAGTCTGTGGTGACTCGGGAAATGATGCTGAACTCTTCAGCATTCCAGAAGTACATGGAGTAATG GTTAGCAATGCTCAAGAGGAATTGCTGCAATGGCATGCTGAGAATGCCAAAAATATTCCTAAGATAATCCATGCTTCAGAGAGGTGCGCAGGTGGAATCATACaggccattggtcattttggtctAGGTCCTAATACATCTCCAAGGGATGTTGCAGAGACTGCAGACAGTCATCTGGAAGATGCTGGTCCTGCTCATGAGGTCGTAAAATTCAACTTGTTCTATGAGAGATGGAGACGTGCCGAGGTTGAACACTGCGAGACTTACATTGCAAGTCTGAAAGCATCTTGT CATCCTGCGGGTTCTTTTGTACATCCATCGGGTGTTGAGCAACGTCTGCATGAAAGCATAAGTGCAATGAAAAAAATCTATGGGGACCGACAGGGGAAACAGTATCGAGTTTGGGTGGATCGTGTCTTACCATCTAAAATCAGTTCAGACACATGGCTAGTGAAGTTCGTCAAGTGGGAATTACTCG GTGAAGAGCAGCAAAGTTGTATCTGCACTGCAGTGTTGACATTTGAG GTGGTTAATGGCTTGCACCTCTACACGTGGGCGCATTTGCACGAAACATGGTCAGAGGGATCAGGAGCCAAAGACAACGGGATGTGGCTCCTCTAA
- the LOC116195411 gene encoding sucrose-phosphatase 1-like isoform X3, with amino-acid sequence MSIIGCYRVTMDRLETSARLMIVSDLDHTMVDHHDPENLSLLRFNALWESSYRHDSLLVFSTGRSPTLYKQLRKEKPMLSPDITIMSVGTEITYGVSMVPDEGWVEVLNQRWDRNIVVEETSKFPELKLQSETEQRPHKVSFYVDKDNAQEVTKALSEKLANRGLDVKIIYSGGMDLDILPQGAGKGQALAYLLQKFKEEGKPPKNTLVCGDSGNDAELFSIPEVHGVMVSNAQEELLQWHAENAKNIPKIIHASERCAGGIIQAIGHFGLGPNTSPRDVAETADSHLEDAGPAHEVVKFNLFYERWRRAEVEHCETYIASLKASCHPAGSFVHPSGVEQRLHESISAMKKIYGDRQGKQYRVWVDRVLPSKISSDTWLVKFVKWELLGEEQQSCICTAVLTFEVVNGLHLYTWAHLHETWSEGSGAKDNGMWLL; translated from the exons ATGTCTATTATCG GTTGCTATAGAGTAACCATGGATCGGCTCGAAACTTCTGCCCGGCTAATGATAGTTTCTGACCTTGACCATACAATG GTTGATCATCATGATCCCGAGAACCTCTCGCTTCTCAGGTTCAATGCTTTATGGGAGTCCAGCTACCGCCATGATTCCCTGCTTGTTTTCTCGACCGGCAGGTCACCCACACTTTACAAGCAGCTGAGGAAAGAGAAGCCGATGTTAAGTCCTGATATAACCATAATGTCTGTTGGGACTGAGATAACGTATGGCGTTTCGATGGTGCCAGATGAGGGATGGGTTGAAGTTTTAAATCAGAGATGGGACAGAAATATAGTCGTAGAAGAGACAAGCAAATTTCCTGAACTTAAGCTTCAG TCAGAAACAGAGCAACGACCCCACAAGGTCAGCTTCTATGTCGACAAAGACAATGCCCAGGAAGTGACAAAGGCACTTTCAGAGAAACTAGCTAATCGTGGG TTGGATGTGAAAATAATTTACAGTGGAGGGATGGATCTGGATATCTTACCACAAGGTGCTGGGAAAGGACAGGCTCTGGCCTACTTGCTCCAGAAGTTTAAGGAAGAAGGGAAGCCTCCAAAGAATACTCTAGTCTGTGGTGACTCGGGAAATGATGCTGAACTCTTCAGCATTCCAGAAGTACATGGAGTAATG GTTAGCAATGCTCAAGAGGAATTGCTGCAATGGCATGCTGAGAATGCCAAAAATATTCCTAAGATAATCCATGCTTCAGAGAGGTGCGCAGGTGGAATCATACaggccattggtcattttggtctAGGTCCTAATACATCTCCAAGGGATGTTGCAGAGACTGCAGACAGTCATCTGGAAGATGCTGGTCCTGCTCATGAGGTCGTAAAATTCAACTTGTTCTATGAGAGATGGAGACGTGCCGAGGTTGAACACTGCGAGACTTACATTGCAAGTCTGAAAGCATCTTGT CATCCTGCGGGTTCTTTTGTACATCCATCGGGTGTTGAGCAACGTCTGCATGAAAGCATAAGTGCAATGAAAAAAATCTATGGGGACCGACAGGGGAAACAGTATCGAGTTTGGGTGGATCGTGTCTTACCATCTAAAATCAGTTCAGACACATGGCTAGTGAAGTTCGTCAAGTGGGAATTACTCG GTGAAGAGCAGCAAAGTTGTATCTGCACTGCAGTGTTGACATTTGAG GTGGTTAATGGCTTGCACCTCTACACGTGGGCGCATTTGCACGAAACATGGTCAGAGGGATCAGGAGCCAAAGACAACGGGATGTGGCTCCTCTAA
- the LOC116195409 gene encoding ABC transporter G family member 22-like isoform X2: MFTDVTYKVVLKGIRTSEEKEILHGITGSVNPGEVLALMGPSGSGKTTLLNLLGGRLRQSTVSGSITYNDQPYSKLLKSRIGFVTQDDVLFPHLTVRETLSYAARLRLPKTLTREQKEKRAIDVIYELGLERCQDTMIGGSFVRGVSGGERKRVCIGNEIIINPSLLLLDEPTSGLDSTTAMRTIQMLQDIAEAGKTVVTTIHQPSSRLFHKFDKLILLGKGSLLYFGNASEVMVYFSSIGCSPLITMNPAEFLLDLANGNINDVSVPSELEDKVQMGNAETQTRSGKPSPAVVHEYLVEAYEARVAENEKKKLLVPIPLDEELKSKVVSSKRQWGTNWWQQYCILFCRGIKERKHDYFSWLRITQVLATAIILGLLWWQSNSNTPKGLEDQAGLLFFIAVFWGFFPVFTAIFTFPQERAMLSKERAADMYRLSAYFLARTTSDLPLDLVLPILFLLVVYFMAGLRLDAGCFFLSLLTVFLCIVAAQGLGLAIGATLMDLKRATTLASVTVMTFMLAGGYFVEKVPVFVSWIRYMSFNYHTYKLLLKVQYQHFTHSINGIVLDSGAKEVSALVIMVFGYRFLAYISLRRMKLQSG; encoded by the exons ATG TTCACGGATGTCACGTACAAGGTGGTTCTTAAGGGCATAAGGACCAGCGAAGAGAAGGAAATTTTGCATGGAATTACCGGTTCCGTGAATCCGGGGGAAGTTCTTGCTCTGATGGGACCCTCGGGAAGCGGAAAGACAACGTTGCTGAATCTGCTAGGAGGCAGGTTAAGGCAGTCCACTGTCAGTGGTTCGATCACCTACAATGATCAGCCTTACTCCAAACTCCTTAAAAGCCG GATAGGATTTGTGACTCAGGATGATGTTCTGTTTCCTCACCTTACTGTGAGAGAAACATTATCCTACGCAGCTCGACTGCGACTACCAAAGACACTGACGAgagagcaaaaagaaaaacgagCGATAGATGTTATCTACGAGCTAGGCTTGGAGAG GTGTCAAGACACTATGATAGGAGGCTCCTTTGTCCGGGGAGTATCAGgcggggaaaggaagagagtCTGTATAGGAAATGAGATCATAATCAATCCTTCTCTTTTGTTACTCGATGAACCGACTTCTGGCTTGGACTCTACGACCGCTATGAGGACCATTCAGATGTTACAGGACATTGCAGAG GCTGGGAAGACGGTGGTGACGACTATACACCAGCCATCAAGCAGACTCTTCCACAAGTTCGACAAGTTGATCCTACTTGGGAAAGGAAGCCTTCTCTACTTTGGGAATGCCTCGGAAGTCATGGTTTACTTCTCATCAATTGGATGTTCCCCTCTCATCACGATGAACCCTGCTGAATTCTTGCTAGATCTTGCGAATGGAAATATCAACGATGTCTCAGTTCCATCAGAATTGGAGGATAAGGTTCAGATGGGGAATGCGGAAACACAGACTAGGTCTGGGAAGCCGTCTCCTGCAGTCGTCCACGAG TATCTCGTGGAAGCATATGAGGCTCGGGTTGCCGAGaatgagaagaagaagctcCTAGTACCGATTCCTCTCGATGAAGAGCTGAAGTCAAAGGTTGTGTCTTCCAAGCGGCAATGGGGGACAAACTGGTGGCAGCAATACTGCATATTGTTCTGCCGGGGGATCAAAGAGCGAAAGCACGACTATTTTAGTTGGTTAAGGATCACTCAAGTCTTAGCGACTGCGATCATTCTCGGACTACTCTGGTGGCAATCCAATAGCAACACTCCAAAAGGCCTGGAAGATCAG GCAGGGCTGCTATTCTTCATTGCCGTCTTCTGGGGATTTTTTCCCGTCTTCACTGCCATCTTCACGTTCCCTCAAGAACGAGCCATGCTCAGCAAGGAACGCGCTGCTGATATGTACAGGCTCAGTGCATATTTCCTTGCCCGAACGACGAGTGACCTCCCACTCGACCTTGTGCTCCCCATACTCTTCCTCCTCGTTGTCTATTTCATGGCGGGCCTCAGACTGGACGCAGGATGCTTCTTCCTCAGTTTGCTTACAGTCTTCCTTTGCATAGTAGCTGCTCAG GGTCTTGGGCTTGCTATCGGGGCTACACTGATGGACCTAAAGCGGGCCACCACGTTGGCTTCGGTGACAGTCATGACCTTCATGCTTGCTGGCGGGTACTTTGTTGAG AAAGTCCCGGTATTTGTGTCCTGGATCCGGTACATGTCGTTCAACTACCACACCTACAAGCTCCTCCTGAAGGTGCAGTACCAGCATTTCACACACTCCATCAACGGGATTGTACTAGACAGCGGGGCGAAGGAAGTGAGCGCCCTTGTCATTATGGTTTTCGGATACCGATTCCTTGCTTACATCTCCCTCCGAAGGATGAAACTTCAGTCCGGTTAA
- the LOC116195409 gene encoding ABC transporter G family member 22-like isoform X1 encodes MTTMEKASPSTGLARTISDHLLETVVAAFKSPPPLPPSGHSAESGGAEGSSGSGGTLSRKSSRRLMMSPGRSVAGGSGGSKNTHIRKSRSAQMKFDVDELSSGAALSRASSASLGLSFSFTGFTMPPEEIADSKPFSDDDIPEDIEAGLAKKPKFRTEPTLPIYLKFTDVTYKVVLKGIRTSEEKEILHGITGSVNPGEVLALMGPSGSGKTTLLNLLGGRLRQSTVSGSITYNDQPYSKLLKSRIGFVTQDDVLFPHLTVRETLSYAARLRLPKTLTREQKEKRAIDVIYELGLERCQDTMIGGSFVRGVSGGERKRVCIGNEIIINPSLLLLDEPTSGLDSTTAMRTIQMLQDIAEAGKTVVTTIHQPSSRLFHKFDKLILLGKGSLLYFGNASEVMVYFSSIGCSPLITMNPAEFLLDLANGNINDVSVPSELEDKVQMGNAETQTRSGKPSPAVVHEYLVEAYEARVAENEKKKLLVPIPLDEELKSKVVSSKRQWGTNWWQQYCILFCRGIKERKHDYFSWLRITQVLATAIILGLLWWQSNSNTPKGLEDQAGLLFFIAVFWGFFPVFTAIFTFPQERAMLSKERAADMYRLSAYFLARTTSDLPLDLVLPILFLLVVYFMAGLRLDAGCFFLSLLTVFLCIVAAQGLGLAIGATLMDLKRATTLASVTVMTFMLAGGYFVEKVPVFVSWIRYMSFNYHTYKLLLKVQYQHFTHSINGIVLDSGAKEVSALVIMVFGYRFLAYISLRRMKLQSG; translated from the exons ATGACTACGATGGAGAAAGCCAGCCCGTCGACCGGACTAGCGAGGACGATATCGGACCACCTGCTGGAGACGGTGGTGGCTGCATTCAAGTCCCCGCCGCCGCTGCCGCCGAGCGGGCACTCTGCGGAGAGCGGAGGGGCAGAGGGGAGCTCTGGAAGCGGAGGGACCCTATCGAGGAAGTCAAGCAGGAGGCTGATGATGTCTCCGGGGAGGTCAGTAGCTGGGGGGAGCGGTGGCAGCAAGAACACCCACATAAGGAAGTCACGGAGCGCCCAGATGAAGTTTGACGTGGACGAACTGAGCAGCGGCGCCGCTCTGAGCCGGGCGTCCAGCGCCAGCTTGGGCCTGTCCTTCTCCTTCACTGGCTTTACTATGCCCCCCGAGGAGATAGCCGACTCTAAGCCCTTCAGCGATGATGACATAC CAGAAGACATCGAAGCAGGTCTAGCCAAGAAGCCAAAGTTTCGCACAGAGCCGACTTTGCCCATCTACCTGAAG TTCACGGATGTCACGTACAAGGTGGTTCTTAAGGGCATAAGGACCAGCGAAGAGAAGGAAATTTTGCATGGAATTACCGGTTCCGTGAATCCGGGGGAAGTTCTTGCTCTGATGGGACCCTCGGGAAGCGGAAAGACAACGTTGCTGAATCTGCTAGGAGGCAGGTTAAGGCAGTCCACTGTCAGTGGTTCGATCACCTACAATGATCAGCCTTACTCCAAACTCCTTAAAAGCCG GATAGGATTTGTGACTCAGGATGATGTTCTGTTTCCTCACCTTACTGTGAGAGAAACATTATCCTACGCAGCTCGACTGCGACTACCAAAGACACTGACGAgagagcaaaaagaaaaacgagCGATAGATGTTATCTACGAGCTAGGCTTGGAGAG GTGTCAAGACACTATGATAGGAGGCTCCTTTGTCCGGGGAGTATCAGgcggggaaaggaagagagtCTGTATAGGAAATGAGATCATAATCAATCCTTCTCTTTTGTTACTCGATGAACCGACTTCTGGCTTGGACTCTACGACCGCTATGAGGACCATTCAGATGTTACAGGACATTGCAGAG GCTGGGAAGACGGTGGTGACGACTATACACCAGCCATCAAGCAGACTCTTCCACAAGTTCGACAAGTTGATCCTACTTGGGAAAGGAAGCCTTCTCTACTTTGGGAATGCCTCGGAAGTCATGGTTTACTTCTCATCAATTGGATGTTCCCCTCTCATCACGATGAACCCTGCTGAATTCTTGCTAGATCTTGCGAATGGAAATATCAACGATGTCTCAGTTCCATCAGAATTGGAGGATAAGGTTCAGATGGGGAATGCGGAAACACAGACTAGGTCTGGGAAGCCGTCTCCTGCAGTCGTCCACGAG TATCTCGTGGAAGCATATGAGGCTCGGGTTGCCGAGaatgagaagaagaagctcCTAGTACCGATTCCTCTCGATGAAGAGCTGAAGTCAAAGGTTGTGTCTTCCAAGCGGCAATGGGGGACAAACTGGTGGCAGCAATACTGCATATTGTTCTGCCGGGGGATCAAAGAGCGAAAGCACGACTATTTTAGTTGGTTAAGGATCACTCAAGTCTTAGCGACTGCGATCATTCTCGGACTACTCTGGTGGCAATCCAATAGCAACACTCCAAAAGGCCTGGAAGATCAG GCAGGGCTGCTATTCTTCATTGCCGTCTTCTGGGGATTTTTTCCCGTCTTCACTGCCATCTTCACGTTCCCTCAAGAACGAGCCATGCTCAGCAAGGAACGCGCTGCTGATATGTACAGGCTCAGTGCATATTTCCTTGCCCGAACGACGAGTGACCTCCCACTCGACCTTGTGCTCCCCATACTCTTCCTCCTCGTTGTCTATTTCATGGCGGGCCTCAGACTGGACGCAGGATGCTTCTTCCTCAGTTTGCTTACAGTCTTCCTTTGCATAGTAGCTGCTCAG GGTCTTGGGCTTGCTATCGGGGCTACACTGATGGACCTAAAGCGGGCCACCACGTTGGCTTCGGTGACAGTCATGACCTTCATGCTTGCTGGCGGGTACTTTGTTGAG AAAGTCCCGGTATTTGTGTCCTGGATCCGGTACATGTCGTTCAACTACCACACCTACAAGCTCCTCCTGAAGGTGCAGTACCAGCATTTCACACACTCCATCAACGGGATTGTACTAGACAGCGGGGCGAAGGAAGTGAGCGCCCTTGTCATTATGGTTTTCGGATACCGATTCCTTGCTTACATCTCCCTCCGAAGGATGAAACTTCAGTCCGGTTAA